In Erigeron canadensis isolate Cc75 chromosome 1, C_canadensis_v1, whole genome shotgun sequence, a single window of DNA contains:
- the LOC122604843 gene encoding E3 ubiquitin-protein ligase UPL7 isoform X1 — MDGPHKHQVSLRGASAKEITRDALLEKVTQEREFRNYIRRATTASLFIQRVWRRYTAMKKVAAQVREEWLEMLNCQPVPTGRAWISNSLLRPVLFFVTTLTTRGRKFENKDVDCMQVCFRILLESINSSDPQRNFCTLALSNIEERRTWTYQAKKLISLCVLILSESDYSYHEGHQFVVLTSMAMRFVVSLTDLKGWKALNEVTLQDADSAVKGLVGYMCSEKSQLYFSIRRYVSRLDVHFSSQTETVGYADDRFLITVSAITLALRPFNIGNMNTTEDGFVDIQSAAEQYCVLLLTIPWFIQRLPAVLLPAIKHKSIMSPCFSQILMSKEKVLEKISKLNNLEQSSSTKMLPPVAWILANVICLVIDSNSKDSGKFTQGLDFSSYLRIVIILAEKFLTCFEGARWTTEDQSPQVNGELLVDNFSFEIQKQSNLSYTDLLKPVCQQWHLMKLLTLDKDPSIQKAECELTDVAYYYSCMLRIFTILNPAVGSMPILNMLSFTPGFLLNLWEALEKSFFPKSSFFPDANSSSSNRNVDLRDGISKNKKKGVAKNGGTKWVNVFNKISGKSQGEIEQIDSINNLDTQMIGDDPSDVWDIESLRRGPEGLATESCHLVHLFCATYSHLLLILDDIEFYDKQVPFTLEQQRKVASMVNTLVYNALSNSVPWHSRPLMDAAVRCLHLLYERDCRHQFCPPALWLSPAKKNRPPIAVAARTHEVLSANLRSEDSLVISSMQSVITTTPHVFPFEERVQMFREFISMDKASRRMAGEMIGPGPQAVEVVIRRSHIVEDGFQQLNSLGSRLKSSIHVSFVSECGLPEAGLDYGGLSKEFLTDIAKAAFGPDYGLFTQTSTSDRLLIPSSAARFADNGIQMIEFLGRVVGKALYEGILLDYSFSHVFVQKLLGRYSFIDELSALDPELYKNLMYVKHYDGDVKDLSLDFTVTEELPGKRHVVELKAGGKDVSVTNDNKLQYIYAMADYKLNRQVLPLSNAFYRGLTDLISPSWLKLFNASEFNQLLSGGNHDIDVDDLRNNTRYTGGYSEGSRTVKLFWEVIREFEPKERCMLMKFVTSCSRAPLLGFKHLQPSFTIHKVACDIPLWAAFGGQDVDRLPSASTCYNTLKLPTYKRSSTLRTKLLYAINSNAGFELS; from the exons AGGGTTTGGAGACGCTATACTGCAATGAAGAAGGTAGCTGCACAAGTTCGTGAAGAATGGCTGGAGATGCTCAATTGTCAACCAGTTCCTACAGGCAGAGCTTGGATTTCCAACAGTTTATTGAGACCTGTTCTTTTCTTTGTCACAACTTTAACAACTCGAGGCCGgaagtttgaaaataaagatGTAGATTGTATGCAGGTCTGCTTCAGAATACTTTTGGAGAGTATAAATTCCAGTG ATCCACAGAGAAACTTTTGCACTCTTGCCTTATCTAACATTGAAGAGCGAAGAACATGGACATATCAAGCAAAGAAGTTAATTTCCCTATGTGTACTTATTCTTTCAGAGTCTGATTACTCATATCATGAGGGACATCAATTTGTTGTTCTCACCTCTATGGCAATGCGGTTTGTTGTTAGCTTGACTGACTTGAAAGGTTGGAAAGCTCTTAATGAAGTTACGCTTCAAGACGCAGATAGTGCAGTGAAAGGCCTAGTAGGGTACATGTGCAGTGAGAAAAGTCAGCTTTACTTTTCCATAAGAAGATACGTCAGTAGATTGGATGTTCATTTTTCTTCACAAACGGAAACTGTTGGATATGCAGACGATAGATTCTTGATTACCGTGAGTGCAATCACTCTGGCACTGCGACCCTTCAATATTGGCAACATGAATACGACAGAGGATGGGTTTGTAGATATCCAGTCTGCTGCTGAGCAGTACTGTGTTCTTCTGCTCACTATTCCTTGGTTTATTCAACGTCTTCCAGCAGTgctcttacctgctataaagcATAAATCTATCATGTCGCCTTGCTTCAGTCAAATATTG ATGTCGAAAGAGAAAGTTTTGGAGAAGATTTCAAAGCTGAATAATTTGGAACAGAGTTCAAGTACAAAGATGTTGCCACCTGTTGCTTGGATACTTGCCAACGTTATTTGTCTTGTGATAGACAGCAATTCAAAGGATTCTGGAAAATTCACTCAAGGTCTGGATTTTTCGTCCTACCTCCGTATTGTCATTATTCTTGCTGAAAAGTTTTTAACTTGCTTTGAGGGAGCTCGGTGGACTACAGAAGACCAGTCACCCCAAGTTAATGGCGAGTTATTGGTTGACAATTTTTCTTTTGAGATCCAGAAACAATCTAATTTGTCATACACGGACTTACTGAAGCCTGTCTGTCAACAATGGCATTTGATGAAGCTGTTGACATTGGACAAGGATCCATCCATTCAGAAAGCTGAGTGCGAATTGACAGATGTTGCATACTATTATTCTTGTATGCTCAGGATATTTACCATTCTTAATCCAGCGGTTGGGTCGATGCCGATCCTCAACATGCTCTCATTTACCCCTGGATTTCTTTTAAATCTGTGGGAAGCGCTTGAAAAGTCATTTTTCCCTAAATCAAGCTTCTTTCCCGATGCCAACAGCTCCAGCAGTAATAGAAATGTAGACTTAAGGGATGGGATTTCCAAGAATAAGAAAAAGGGGGTAGCTAAGAATGGAGGCACTAAATGGGTCAATGTTTTTAATAAGATCAGTGGAAAGTCCCAAGGAGAGATCGAGCAGATAGATTCCATTAATAACCTTGATACCCAAATGATTGGGGATGACCCTTCTGATGTATGGGATATTGAGTCTTTGAGGAGGGGTCCCGAGGGTTTAGCAACTGAATCTTGTCATCTAGTCCATCTATTCTGTGCTACTTACTCTCACCTGTTACTCATCCTTGATGACATAGAGTTTTATGATAAACAG GTTCCTTTTACACTGGAACAGCAGCGCAAGGTTGCATCAATGGTGAATACATTAGTTTATAACGCTCTTTCCAACAGTGTTCCCTGGCATAGTCGTCCTCTTATGGATGCTGCAGTTCGGTGCCTTCATCTGTTGTATGAAAGAGATTGCAGGCACCAGTTTTGCCCCCCTGCTCTCTGGCTTTCCCCAGCTAAGAAGAATCGACCACCAATTGCTGTTGCTGCCAGAACTCATGAAGTTCTGTCAGCTAATCTTAGATCTGAGGATTCTTTGGTCATCTCTAGTATGCAATCTGTTATCACTACAACCCCACATGTTTTTCCTTTTGAAGAAAG AGTTCAAATGTTCAGAGAATTTATTAGCATGGACAAAGCATCTCGAAGAATGGCTGGTGAAATGATTGGACCAGGTCCACAAGCCGTTGAAGTAGTAATCCGACGTAGCCATATTGTTGAAGATGGATTCCAGCAATTAAATTCGCTTGGATCAAGATTAAAGTCTAGCATTCATGTCTCATTTGTTAGTGAATGTGGTCTCCCGGAGGCTGGGCTAGACTATGGTGGTTTATCAAAAGAGTTTTTAACTGACATAGCAAAAGCTGCCTTTGGCCCTGA TTATGGACTATTCACCCAGACCTCAACTTCAGACAGACTTCTAATTCCAAGTTCAGCTGCAAGATTTGCGGATAATGGCATACAAATGATAGAATTTCTTGGAAGAGTTGTTGGCAAAGCACTCTATGAAGGAATATTACTAGATTATTCCTTCTCCCATGTTTTTGTACAAAAGCTGCTAGGCCGTTATAGTTTTATCGATGAGCTTTCAGCACTGGATCCAGAACTCTACAAGAATCTTATGTATGTGAag CATTATGATGGTGACGTGAAGGACCTGTCACTAGACTTTACAGTTACTGAAGAGTTACCCGGTAAGCGGCATGTTGTAGAACTAAAAGCTGGTGGCAAGGATGTCAGTGTGACAAATGATAACAAGTTGCAATACATATATGCTATGGCAGACTATAAACTTAACCGTCAG GTATTGCCACTTTCAAATGCATTTTATAGAGGATTGACAGATCTTATATCCCCATCTTGGTTAAAATTGTTTAATGCCAGTGAATTTAACCAG CTTCTTTCTGGTGGAAATCATGACATAGATGTTGATGATTTGAGGAATAATACACGCTACACCGGTGGTTACAGTGAGGGCAGTAGGACGGTCAAGCTCTTCTGGGAG GTCATAAGAGAATTCGAGCCAAAAGAACGTTGCATGCTCATGAAGTTTGTGACAAGCTGCTCTCGAGCGCCATTGCTTGGCTTTAAACACCTGCAGCCAAGTTTTACTATTCATAAG GTTGCATGTGATATACCTCTTTGGGCAGCATTTGGAGGACAAGATGTGGACCGTCTTCCATCAGCTTCAACGTGCTATAATACTCTTAAG CTCCCAACTTATAAACGATCAAGCACGTTAAGAACAAAGCTACTTTATGCCATCAATTCCAATGCAGGATTTGAACTGTCGTAG
- the LOC122604843 gene encoding E3 ubiquitin-protein ligase UPL7 isoform X2, translating into MDGPHKHQVSLRGASAKEITRDALLEKVTQEREFRNYIRRATTASLFIQRVWRRYTAMKKVAAQVREEWLEMLNCQPVPTGRAWISNSLLRPVLFFVTTLTTRGRKFENKDVDCMQVCFRILLESINSSDPQRNFCTLALSNIEERRTWTYQAKKLISLCVLILSESDYSYHEGHQFVVLTSMAMRFVVSLTDLKGWKALNEVTLQDADSAVKGLVGYMCSEKSQLYFSIRRYVSRLDVHFSSQTETVGYADDRFLITVSAITLALRPFNIGNMNTTEDGFVDIQSAAEQYCVLLLTIPWFIQRLPAVLLPAIKHKSIMSPCFSQILMSKEKVLEKISKLNNLEQSSSTKMLPPVAWILANVICLVIDSNSKDSGKFTQGLDFSSYLRIVIILAEKFLTCFEGARWTTEDQSPQVNGELLVDNFSFEIQKQSNLSYTDLLKPVCQQWHLMKLLTLDKDPSIQKAECELTDVAYYYSCMLRIFTILNPAVGSMPILNMLSFTPGFLLNLWEALEKSFFPKSSFFPDANSSSSNRNVDLRDGISKNKKKGVAKNGGTKWVNVFNKISGKSQGEIEQIDSINNLDTQMIGDDPSDVWDIESLRRGPEGLATESCHLVHLFCATYSHLLLILDDIEFYDKQVPFTLEQQRKVASMVNTLVYNALSNSVPWHSRPLMDAAVRCLHLLYERDCRHQFCPPALWLSPAKKNRPPIAVAARTHEVLSANLRSEDSLVISSMQSVITTTPHVFPFEERVQMFREFISMDKASRRMAGEMIGPGPQAVEVVIRRSHIVEDGFQQLNSLGSRLKSSIHVSFVSECGLPEAGLDYGGLSKEFLTDIAKAAFGPDYGLFTQTSTSDRLLIPSSAARFADNGIQMIEFLGRVVGKALYEGILLDYSFSHVFVQKLLGRYSFIDELSALDPELYKNLIIMMVT; encoded by the exons AGGGTTTGGAGACGCTATACTGCAATGAAGAAGGTAGCTGCACAAGTTCGTGAAGAATGGCTGGAGATGCTCAATTGTCAACCAGTTCCTACAGGCAGAGCTTGGATTTCCAACAGTTTATTGAGACCTGTTCTTTTCTTTGTCACAACTTTAACAACTCGAGGCCGgaagtttgaaaataaagatGTAGATTGTATGCAGGTCTGCTTCAGAATACTTTTGGAGAGTATAAATTCCAGTG ATCCACAGAGAAACTTTTGCACTCTTGCCTTATCTAACATTGAAGAGCGAAGAACATGGACATATCAAGCAAAGAAGTTAATTTCCCTATGTGTACTTATTCTTTCAGAGTCTGATTACTCATATCATGAGGGACATCAATTTGTTGTTCTCACCTCTATGGCAATGCGGTTTGTTGTTAGCTTGACTGACTTGAAAGGTTGGAAAGCTCTTAATGAAGTTACGCTTCAAGACGCAGATAGTGCAGTGAAAGGCCTAGTAGGGTACATGTGCAGTGAGAAAAGTCAGCTTTACTTTTCCATAAGAAGATACGTCAGTAGATTGGATGTTCATTTTTCTTCACAAACGGAAACTGTTGGATATGCAGACGATAGATTCTTGATTACCGTGAGTGCAATCACTCTGGCACTGCGACCCTTCAATATTGGCAACATGAATACGACAGAGGATGGGTTTGTAGATATCCAGTCTGCTGCTGAGCAGTACTGTGTTCTTCTGCTCACTATTCCTTGGTTTATTCAACGTCTTCCAGCAGTgctcttacctgctataaagcATAAATCTATCATGTCGCCTTGCTTCAGTCAAATATTG ATGTCGAAAGAGAAAGTTTTGGAGAAGATTTCAAAGCTGAATAATTTGGAACAGAGTTCAAGTACAAAGATGTTGCCACCTGTTGCTTGGATACTTGCCAACGTTATTTGTCTTGTGATAGACAGCAATTCAAAGGATTCTGGAAAATTCACTCAAGGTCTGGATTTTTCGTCCTACCTCCGTATTGTCATTATTCTTGCTGAAAAGTTTTTAACTTGCTTTGAGGGAGCTCGGTGGACTACAGAAGACCAGTCACCCCAAGTTAATGGCGAGTTATTGGTTGACAATTTTTCTTTTGAGATCCAGAAACAATCTAATTTGTCATACACGGACTTACTGAAGCCTGTCTGTCAACAATGGCATTTGATGAAGCTGTTGACATTGGACAAGGATCCATCCATTCAGAAAGCTGAGTGCGAATTGACAGATGTTGCATACTATTATTCTTGTATGCTCAGGATATTTACCATTCTTAATCCAGCGGTTGGGTCGATGCCGATCCTCAACATGCTCTCATTTACCCCTGGATTTCTTTTAAATCTGTGGGAAGCGCTTGAAAAGTCATTTTTCCCTAAATCAAGCTTCTTTCCCGATGCCAACAGCTCCAGCAGTAATAGAAATGTAGACTTAAGGGATGGGATTTCCAAGAATAAGAAAAAGGGGGTAGCTAAGAATGGAGGCACTAAATGGGTCAATGTTTTTAATAAGATCAGTGGAAAGTCCCAAGGAGAGATCGAGCAGATAGATTCCATTAATAACCTTGATACCCAAATGATTGGGGATGACCCTTCTGATGTATGGGATATTGAGTCTTTGAGGAGGGGTCCCGAGGGTTTAGCAACTGAATCTTGTCATCTAGTCCATCTATTCTGTGCTACTTACTCTCACCTGTTACTCATCCTTGATGACATAGAGTTTTATGATAAACAG GTTCCTTTTACACTGGAACAGCAGCGCAAGGTTGCATCAATGGTGAATACATTAGTTTATAACGCTCTTTCCAACAGTGTTCCCTGGCATAGTCGTCCTCTTATGGATGCTGCAGTTCGGTGCCTTCATCTGTTGTATGAAAGAGATTGCAGGCACCAGTTTTGCCCCCCTGCTCTCTGGCTTTCCCCAGCTAAGAAGAATCGACCACCAATTGCTGTTGCTGCCAGAACTCATGAAGTTCTGTCAGCTAATCTTAGATCTGAGGATTCTTTGGTCATCTCTAGTATGCAATCTGTTATCACTACAACCCCACATGTTTTTCCTTTTGAAGAAAG AGTTCAAATGTTCAGAGAATTTATTAGCATGGACAAAGCATCTCGAAGAATGGCTGGTGAAATGATTGGACCAGGTCCACAAGCCGTTGAAGTAGTAATCCGACGTAGCCATATTGTTGAAGATGGATTCCAGCAATTAAATTCGCTTGGATCAAGATTAAAGTCTAGCATTCATGTCTCATTTGTTAGTGAATGTGGTCTCCCGGAGGCTGGGCTAGACTATGGTGGTTTATCAAAAGAGTTTTTAACTGACATAGCAAAAGCTGCCTTTGGCCCTGA TTATGGACTATTCACCCAGACCTCAACTTCAGACAGACTTCTAATTCCAAGTTCAGCTGCAAGATTTGCGGATAATGGCATACAAATGATAGAATTTCTTGGAAGAGTTGTTGGCAAAGCACTCTATGAAGGAATATTACTAGATTATTCCTTCTCCCATGTTTTTGTACAAAAGCTGCTAGGCCGTTATAGTTTTATCGATGAGCTTTCAGCACTGGATCCAGAACTCTACAAGAATCTTAT CATTATGATGGTGACGTGA